CCAGATAATGTAATAACTTAGGACATTATCCAGGAAACAGTTACATATCAGTCCGACCATTTTATTAAATTAACTGGCTTTTTATGACATTATCCAGTGTTTTattacattatacaataatacgTTATTAAATTATTCAGTTATAGGATAATGTTGACATTGGCCCAATTAAatgaataaattaaattaaaattatCTTAATGTCCAGATTAATGaatgtcctgtctgtctgactccctgtctgtctttctgactccctgcctgtttccctgcctgtctccctgcctgtttccctgcctgtctgtctccttgcctgtctccctgcttgtctgcctgtctgtctccttgcctgtctgcctgtctgtctccttgcCTGTCTCCTGCTTTTCTCACACTCTTTACCGTTTGTActgtgtgaaactacacaatgtcttgcgggaacctgcacaatgttattacaatacattattttgaTATATTGTTCATCAAagacaccatccagaaaatcattctggacTGCACAAATTTGGGAAGGCGTGTtcttggagagagatggaaggagatggaccaaactcatttacatgcatactttggggttcttatccttgctggtgttttcaTATCCAATGGGGGAATCACAGAATCCCTGTGGGAGGCAGAAACTGGCAGAGAAATTTCCCATGCAACAATGTCTCTGGATAACTCCCACATTATTTCCCAGGCAACAATGTCTCTGGATAACTTCCACATTATTTCCCAGGCAACAATGTCTCTGGATAACTTCTACATTATTTCCCAGGCAACAATGTCTCTGGATAACTTCCACATTATTTCCCAGGCAACAATGTCTCTGGATAACTTCCACATTATTTCCCAGGCAACAATGTCTCTGGATAACTTCCACATTATTTCCCAGGCAACAATGTCTCTGGATAACTTCCACATTATTTCCCAGGCAACAATGTCTCTTGATAACTTCCACATTATTTCCCAGGCAACAATGTCTCTGGATAACTTCCACATTATTTCCCAGGCAACAATGTCTCTGGATAACTTCCACATTATTTCCCAGGCAACAATGTCTCTTGATAACTTCCACATTATTTCCCAGGCAACAATGTCTCTGGATAACTTCCACATTATTTCCATGATTATCAGCATCGATAacagagacaccagaccagctcg
The sequence above is a segment of the Oncorhynchus kisutch isolate 150728-3 linkage group LG25, Okis_V2, whole genome shotgun sequence genome. Coding sequences within it:
- the LOC116357437 gene encoding uncharacterized protein LOC116357437 codes for the protein MSLDNSHIISQATMSLDNFHIISQATMSLDNFYIISQATMSLDNFHIISQATMSLDNFHIISQATMSLDNFHIISQATMSLDNFHIISQATMSLDNFHIISQATMSLDNFHIISQATMSLDNFHIISQATMSLDNFHIISQATMSLDNFHIISMIISIDNRDTRPARRQRDQLAAIGSVQRHQTSSEAERPARRQRDQLAAIRLQPVATRRSTE